A section of the Agrobacterium tumefaciens genome encodes:
- a CDS encoding NAD kinase: protein MSHSTYSLSFVASPAEDAQSALTELKAVYGDTPFEEAEVIVALGGDGFMLQILNETMNSGKRVYGMNRGSVGFLMNDYRVDGLLERIAVASGNDFHPLRMTTTDADGDEFTALAMNEVSLFRQSHQAAKLRVEVDGKVRLEELICDGMMVATPAGSTAYNFSAHGPILPLESPLLALTPVSAFRPRRWRGALLPNKVTVDIHVLERDKRPVNAVADHTEVKSVRHVRIAQSQDRTARILSDPDRSWSDRVLAEQFNN from the coding sequence ATGTCGCATTCTACCTACTCACTCTCCTTCGTTGCTTCGCCAGCCGAGGACGCGCAGTCGGCGCTGACGGAGCTGAAGGCCGTTTACGGCGACACGCCGTTTGAGGAGGCGGAGGTTATTGTTGCGCTCGGCGGCGACGGCTTCATGCTGCAAATTCTCAACGAGACGATGAATTCCGGAAAGCGCGTCTATGGCATGAACCGCGGCTCCGTCGGCTTCCTGATGAATGACTATCGGGTGGACGGCCTGCTGGAGCGTATCGCCGTGGCAAGCGGCAATGATTTTCACCCGCTGCGCATGACGACGACGGACGCCGATGGCGACGAATTCACCGCCCTTGCCATGAACGAGGTGAGCCTGTTTCGTCAGTCGCATCAGGCTGCCAAACTTCGCGTTGAAGTGGACGGCAAGGTGAGACTGGAAGAGTTGATCTGCGACGGCATGATGGTGGCAACACCGGCAGGGTCGACAGCCTATAATTTTTCCGCCCATGGCCCCATCCTGCCGCTGGAATCGCCACTTCTGGCGCTCACCCCGGTCAGCGCTTTCCGACCGCGGCGATGGCGCGGTGCCTTATTACCGAATAAGGTAACCGTCGATATTCATGTGCTGGAGCGCGACAAACGGCCTGTGAACGCGGTTGCCGACCACACGGAGGTGAAATCCGTTCGTCATGTCAGGATTGCACAATCACAGGACAGGACGGCAAGAATTCTGTCTGATCCGGATCGTTCATGGTCTGACCGGGTTCTAGCCGAACAGTTCAATAACTAA
- a CDS encoding isochorismatase family protein: protein MKQALYIVDVQPSFHPPAALVAEITALAATMPSIATVERHDESVTPFERQLGWKPSADDPSLVPADRIFIKHGYGPPRDVIEYLLSLKLDRVLVCGIQADTCVLAAGFALFDAGLHPTLLPWLTVGSSLDRSGKLGARLWKHHFGAVLAGPEALRA, encoded by the coding sequence GTGAAACAGGCGCTCTACATCGTTGACGTCCAGCCAAGCTTTCATCCTCCGGCAGCCCTGGTGGCGGAGATTACAGCGCTTGCCGCGACCATGCCCAGCATCGCGACCGTCGAGCGTCATGATGAAAGCGTAACACCCTTCGAGCGTCAGCTCGGCTGGAAACCAAGTGCGGACGACCCGTCGCTTGTCCCCGCCGATCGCATCTTCATCAAACACGGCTATGGCCCGCCGCGGGACGTTATAGAGTACCTGCTGTCGCTGAAACTCGACAGGGTTCTCGTGTGCGGCATCCAGGCGGATACGTGCGTGCTCGCGGCCGGTTTCGCCCTTTTCGATGCGGGGTTGCACCCAACGCTTTTGCCGTGGCTAACGGTCGGCTCCAGCCTCGATCGCAGCGGCAAGCTTGGTGCGAGATTGTGGAAGCATCATTTTGGAGCGGTTCTTGCTGGGCCAGAGGCGCTGCGCGCATAA
- a CDS encoding PhzF family phenazine biosynthesis protein yields MALKYDIYDVFTETKMAGNPLAVMYDADDLSQATMQSIAREMNLSETVFINRSTNPAHAASLRIFTPSGELPFAGHPTVGAAVAIAERNRSKSDDDIDMVCVLEEKVGPVRCAVKMRSGAISFAEFDLPRKSSRVDLPLDHAALADALGVSEGHLGFENHVPSIWTAGVPFLLVPMHNIAAIREMDFDANLWLRTAPLVEGRLTAAYIYCRGGVNHAAKFHARMFSPEMGIAEDPATGSAAAALSGAIHHFDGLTDGHYPLLIEQGVEMERPSHIHLRMDIKDNEIARARIGGHAIRVASGTFEI; encoded by the coding sequence GTGGCGCTGAAATACGATATCTACGATGTCTTTACCGAGACGAAGATGGCGGGAAACCCACTCGCGGTGATGTATGACGCCGATGATCTTTCTCAGGCCACGATGCAGTCGATTGCCCGGGAAATGAACCTTTCCGAAACGGTTTTCATCAATCGCTCCACCAACCCGGCACATGCCGCGTCGCTGCGCATCTTCACGCCGTCAGGCGAGTTGCCCTTCGCCGGCCACCCGACCGTTGGTGCGGCCGTCGCCATCGCCGAGCGTAACCGCAGTAAGAGCGATGACGACATCGATATGGTTTGCGTGCTCGAGGAAAAAGTGGGTCCGGTGCGATGCGCCGTGAAGATGCGCTCAGGCGCTATCAGCTTTGCGGAATTCGATCTGCCGCGCAAATCCTCCCGCGTTGATCTGCCGCTCGATCACGCAGCGCTTGCCGACGCCTTGGGCGTGAGCGAAGGGCATCTGGGCTTCGAGAACCACGTCCCATCGATCTGGACGGCAGGCGTGCCGTTCCTGCTGGTGCCGATGCACAATATCGCCGCGATCAGGGAGATGGATTTTGACGCCAATCTGTGGCTGCGCACAGCCCCGCTGGTCGAAGGCCGGCTGACGGCCGCCTACATCTATTGTCGCGGCGGGGTCAATCATGCGGCAAAGTTCCACGCCCGCATGTTCTCCCCCGAAATGGGAATTGCCGAAGACCCGGCTACCGGCTCGGCCGCCGCCGCCCTCTCTGGCGCGATCCACCATTTCGATGGCCTGACGGATGGCCACTACCCACTGCTGATAGAGCAGGGCGTGGAGATGGAAAGACCATCCCACATCCATCTGCGCATGGACATCAAGGACAACGAAATCGCCCGGGCCCGCATCGGCGGTCACGCGATTCGTGTGGCGTCTGGCACGTTTGAGATTTAA